A window of the Trichoderma asperellum chromosome 6, complete sequence genome harbors these coding sequences:
- a CDS encoding uncharacterized protein (EggNog:ENOG41): protein MLCSDKQPRYKQPLEGVYLMELRRCQLPSSCQTHNSIMAEAIRMNPLPAPHPVLPAAAFPRVHAENFPHGDREAYAKYYPYGIPVTYKMMYGVYSQGVAQTYLEDNLPIGFYTNIPPKATAIISTSNGSRPFRKLDHILPQRRIHLWSKDEIQAICNSLRKLHWDGLKNMQQPYCWDDLWTYFDAYDLYHNGCLNLWNVINTIWDENKLISIDVRREIAAHIGHWADEWLKLEKNQDKLMQWKESQGSIYRILDDEDHESLGSLQDDVVPLIASALKGRRAYLLSNVEAEKAEEPADLITAFRTNGVENWLTGQPIFDCNGLPPPPVSESHRLSNDPAPCFEQDGKHYFLPSNFFPPPESFQNSVKDFQALNNSPEPVSSPAEFPKSGVVIVNGSNVPKLSQEPINRAYQQTIDEVQSKNGTRRTSSMPETSSPTISGGSQELERGWSPLAVDNETTANADVRRSSEPAALSITGQNLSDNPSCFKKEGSEAMMDNSIKEITGKRQREQDATHFRQSNDVRASLASVKPHHHHHHHHHHHQQQSQAIERSD from the exons ATGCTCTGCAGCGACAAACAACCTCGTTACAAACAGCCTCTTGAGGGTGTTTATCTCATGGAGCTCCGCCGCTGCCAGCTGCCATCCAGTTGTCAGACCCAC AACTCCATCATGGCTGAGGCTATTCGTATGAACCCACTGCCAGCGCCGCATCCGGTTCTCCCTGCGGCTGCCTTCCCTCGTGTTCACGCCGAAAACTTTCCCCATGGAGACCGAGAAGCATATGCTAAATACTATCCATATGGAATTCCCGTCACCTACAAAATGATGTATGGCGTATACTCGCAAGGAGTGGCCCAGACATATCTGGAGGACAATCTTCCTATCGGGTTCTACACCAATATACCTCCAAAGGCGACAGCTATCATCTCAACTTCGAACGGAAGTCGACCTTTCCGAAAGTTGGATCACATTCTACCCCAACGTCGAATCCACCTGTGGTCTAAAGACGAAATCCAAGCGATTTGCAACTCACTTCGCAAGCTCCATTGGGATGGGCTGAAGAATATGCAGCAGCCTTACTGCTGGGATGATTTATGGACATACTTCGACGCCTATGACCTCTATCATAACGGCTGCCTAAACCTCTGGAATGTCATCAACACCATTTGGGATGAAAATAAGCTCATTTCGATCGATGTGAGGCGTGAAATAGCCGCTCATATTGGCCATTGGGCGGACGAATGGTTGAAGCTAGAGAAAAACCAAGACAAGTTGATGCAGTGGAAAGAGTCTCAAGGCTCTATCTATCGTATtctcgatgatgaagaccaTGAATCGCTGGGCTCGCTGCAAGATGACGTTGTGCCACTTATTGCGAGCGCATTGAAGGGCCGCCGTGCCTATCTTCTTTCTAACGTGGAAGCAGAGAAAGCTGAAGAGCCTGCTGATCTGATAACGGCATTCCGTACAAATGGTGTTGAGAACTGGCTTA CCGGACAGCCTATTTTTGACTGTAATGGATTGCCACCGCCTCCAGTATCCGAATCTCACCGGCTGTCAAACGATCCAGCTCCCTGCTTTGAACAAGATGGCAAACACTACTTTCTTCCGTCAAATTTTTTCCCGCCTCCAGAGTCTTTTCAAAACTCTGTCAAAGATTTTCAAGCTTTGAATAACTCCCCCGAACCTGTTTCGTCTCCAGCAGAATTCCCCAAATCTGGCGTAGTAATCGTCAACGGTAGCAATGTACCAAAACTGTCGCAAGAGCCAATCAACAGGGCCTACCAGCAGACAATCGACGAAGTGCAAAGCAAAAATGGTACTCGGAGAACCTCATCGATGCCTGAGACGTCATCTCCTACGATCTCTGGCGGCAGCCAGGAGCTTGAGCGTGGATGGTCCCCGCTAGCGGTGGATAATGAAACTACTGCCAACGCTGATGTTAGACGAAGCTCTGAGCCGGCAGCTTTATCAATCACTGGGCAAAATCTATCTGATAATCCATCATGTTTCAAGAAAGAGGGATCAGAGGCTATGATGGACAATTCCATAAAGGAGATTACgggaaaaaggcaaagagagcaaGATGCTACTCATTTTAGACAATCAAACGATGTGCGAGCAAGTTTGGCATCGGTGAAaccccaccaccaccaccaccatcatcatcatcatcatcagcagcaatCTCAGGCTATTGAGCGATCTGATTAG
- a CDS encoding uncharacterized protein (EggNog:ENOG41), which translates to MRRDAFIVRFESESSVSQALAFGGGMVPEKDVRITIQPVHRSKWMKRHPQHQPRKLLPLPITHQQTSQGESLSPSKSLVHIQAPPSCSLGSSHTSTPEPDQHEIPSRPLSVSTLPQADLSSQSMEQQIISPTAEFNWDAKSDKVPTPSEVPVANCKHFASEELREYAADPASLSLQAMNYPKAEKFEKEGFLYLESLSEEAVIEKGIRCDITTAHCDSSKCLSPEKVDSTLPSTPINSVCSSSDTPKAKFSNKICPTTGTNTPMSKSNNRKAKQSSSVVMEDRQCQSSGVIGKVENAVGVKENSDNEAIRAPSDLRKAQNPTKDIERPLLTAASSEKHIESSINSHAQASSYTEKEIKERKQAWNRIPMPLDPRKSKKLGIIITSSQHSSLPSRDASSNNTTEKAGIAKPYIGKWDQLESIHTPRLDKVKPEQLTKAAEVSIKDKTHNLTEEKPLDYELRSGTLAQLPMVPLANEVSTNMTTTGEPQASRMKTSSSYQTASEHTSATASHLQLPTGENKTNNTENSQTKPRPKWNKPKKSKKRLALASQIVLQNEGSSQEISPSVSETPSMVKEEPRADYHMFTSAPAISEYHSHPVHFTGKPDETELFKGSIEQAMTNNRSQYSYDTLPRSRHDFRNNAGGSLRVPKKRKNKYPAITSKTFEVSPTSRFEPSQLEYSESGQMPMRNTDNTNIPDPATHITEPDSSKRSRLNPLATAFESPQKTTIAAVDIGITPNLCKAGSPRIGEGEDLLRENRSPSKFKIIQRSTTTHESPTKSQHLKEKLVRRIDSSKVSGSLEISTRQRENNPSEIQRSWSKDKHGNDSEIREPINSKATSPGRKAALDKEDWPSLPASRIRSATLQ; encoded by the exons ATGAGGAGGGATGCGTTTATCGTGAG ATTCGAGAGCGAATCCTCGGTTTCACAAGCTCTTGCTTTTGGTGGAGGCATGGTTCCAGAAAAAGACGTCAGAATAACCATTCAACCGGTCCATCGATCAAAGTGGATGAAGCGCCACCCGCAACACCAACCAAGAaagcttctgcctctgccaatCACGCACCAACAGACATCGCAAGGCGAATCTCTCTCGCCAAGTAAAAGTCTTGTTCATATTCAGGCGCCTCCTAGTTGTTCGCTGGGATCAAGCCATACGTCCACACCAGAACCAGATCAGCACGAGATTCCTTCCCGCCCTCTGAGTGTCTCAACTTTACCCCAAGCGGATTTATCGAGTCAGAGCATGGAACAGCAAATAATCTCGCCAACTGCTGAGTTTAATTGGGATGCAAAGTCTGACAAAGTGCCAACTCCTTCTGAAGTGCCTGTGGCCAATTGCAAACACTTCGCTTCTGAAGAATTGAGGGAATATGCTGCCGAtccagcttctctctctcttcaagctATGAACTATCCAAAGGCGGAGAAATTTGAGAAAGAAGGTTTTCTATATTTAGAGTCACTTTCTGAGGAAGCCGTTATTGAGAAGGGCATCAGATGCGACATTACAACTGCACATTGTGACAGCAGCAAATGTTTGTCGCCAGAGAAAGTCGACAGTACGCTACCAAGTACGCCTATCAACTCGGTCTGTTCTTCAAGTGATACACCTAAAGCAAAATTTTCCAACAAAATTTGTCCAACTACAGGGACGAATACTCCGATGTCGAAGAGTAACAATAGAAAAGCCAAACAATCCTCTTCAGTTGTAATGGAGGACCGTCAGTGCCAAAGTTCTGGAGTAATTGGAAAAGTTGAGAATGCAGTAGGGGTAAAAGAAAACAGTGATAATGAGGCTATAAGAGCACCAAGTGACCTGAGGAAGGCGCAAAATCCCACCAAAGATATTGAGAGACCACTGCTGACCGCAGCATCATCTGAGAAGCACATTGAGTCTAGTATAAACAGCCATGCGCAAGCTTCTAGCTATACTGAGAAGGAGATAAAAGAGCGAAAACAGGCCTGGAATAGGATTCCTATGCCATTGGATCCACGAAAGTCCAAAAAATTAGGAATAATAATTACGTCTAGCCAGCACTCTAGTCTACCAAGCCGAGATGCGTCATCGAACAATACAACAGAGAAGGCGGGTATTGCTAAACCATATATCGGGAAGTGGGATCAACTTGAGTCGATTCATACGCCACGGTTGGACAAGGTAAAACCAGAGCAATTAACAAAAGCTGCTGAAGTATCAATCAAAGATAAAACTCATAATCTTACGGAAGAGAAACCGCTGGACTATGAACTAAGATCAGGCACATTAGCTCAGCTACCTATGGTGCCCCTAGCAAACGAAGTTTCCACCAATATGACGACCACGGGAGAGCCTCAAGCCTCAAGAATGAAGACATCTAGCTCATATCAGACTGCATCAGAGCATACCAGTGCTACTGCTTCGCATTTGCAGCTACCCACTGGTGAAAACAAAACGAACAATACGGAAAATAGCCAAACCAAGCCAAGACCCAAGTGGAACAAACCCAAGAAAAGCAAGAAACGTCTAGCTTTGGCATCGCAGATTGTGCTGCAGAATGAAGGTAGTAGCCAAGAGATATCGCCATCTGTCTCGGAGACGCCCTCTATGGTAAAGGAAGAGCCGCGAGCAGATTACCATATGTTTACGTCGGCTCCTGCAATATCCGAATATCACTCCCATCCTGTTCATTTTACGGGAAAGCCTGACGAGACAGAGCTTTTCAAGGGTTCTATAGAACAGGCTATGACAAATAATAGAAGCCAGTATTCATACGATACTCTACCTCGGAGTCGGCACGATTTCAGAAATAACGCAGGCGGCTCATTAAGGGTTCCCAAAAAGCGGAAGAACAAATATCCTGCAATCACTTCGAAGACATTCGAAGTTTCTCCAACCAGTAGATTCGAACCATCACAACTTGAGTATTCTGAAAGTGGCCAGATGCCCATGAGGAACACCGATAATACAAATATACCGGACCCAGCAACACATATAACGGAACCAGACTCTTCCAAGAGAAGTCGACTTAACCCGCTTGCAACGGCTTTTGAATCTCCCCAAAAGACCACTATTGCAGCAGTGGATATCGGCATAACACCAAATCTTTGCAAAGCAGGCTCACCCCGAATCggggaaggagaagatttgCTCAGAGAGAACCGATCACCTTCAAAGTTTAAGATTATTCAAAGGTCAACGACTACGCATGAATCGCCTACCAAATCGCAGCATCTGAAAGAGAAGCTTGTTCGACGCATTGATAGCTCAAAAGTGAGCGGTAGCCTTGAGATTTCGACAAGGCAGCGGGAGAATAACCCTTCCGAGATCCAGCGCAGCTGGTCCAAAGACAAACATGGAAATGACAGCGAAATCAGGGAGCCAATCAATTCAAAAGCTACATCACCTGGAAGAAAAGCTGCCCTTGATAAAGAGGACTGGCCTTCGTTGCCTGCATCGCGTATAAGATCTGCTACTCTCCAGTAA